The sequence below is a genomic window from Oreochromis aureus strain Israel breed Guangdong linkage group 12, ZZ_aureus, whole genome shotgun sequence.
CTAACAGTGAGTAAAACTGAAGAGAGACACTATGCTGAGGCGTGTGCTGACCATTTTCTGAATGTTGCAAACGAATGGGAAATCAAGAACAAGGTAACCACGCTTGGCACCGACAGTGCTCGTAACATGGTTGCAGCCGCCAGACTACTTCCATTTGAACACATGCCCTGCATGGCCCACATTCTGCAAAGAACGGTCACAGTTTCTCTTAATGACAGCGCATTTGAAAGGGCTCTGGCCAAATGTCGCAAGATTGTTGGACATTTTAAGCATAGTCCAGCAAACGCTCAGGAATTAAAGGCACAGCAAGCTGCACATGGACATCAAACAGAACCGCTTGTTCAGGACGTTCCAACAAGATGGAACTCCACCCTAGAGATGATCAAGCGGATCCAGAGAAACAAATCTGGGCTGACCACCATCCTGACTCAACAAAACAGCAAGGTGACCATGTTGACTGACCAGGAGCTTGACAGACTGCAAAAGCTGGAGGAACTACTTGAACCTTGCAGGTAAATCATTTTGTTTCTCATGATTGTGTGTCTATCTTTGTGTTCTAGCTTTGTTTTCAAGTATgttctccacctccacctctctgTGTATTTTCATATGTGGTAtttatgtttgtctctgtgtgattAATAGAAAAATACAGACTTGATTTCTATTACAGATATGTTACCGAACTGCTGGGGGGAGAGCGGTATGTCTCCTGTTCCATGGTGTTGCCAGCCTTGTGTCATTTGTTCAGGATTATGGAGCCCTCAGATGATGACCCAGTCTACGTTTTGAGGTTTAAGAAGGTTTTTACCACAGACCTAGCTCAGCGGAGGGACAGCAGCAATCTCACATGGCTGAAGATCGCTACTGCCCTTGATCCCAGGTTTAAAGACCTTAAGTGCCTTTCCAAAGATGAAAGAAGAGAGGTGTGGGCATCAGTACATGACCTTCTGATGGCAGAGACGGATGCACACCAACCATCTGTTCAGACAACTCAGGAACCCTCACCAAAGAAGAGCAAGATGTCCATCTCCTTGCTGGGTTCTCCTGATTCAGatacagaggaagaggaagatgcTATAGACTGCTGTCTGAATCTGTACAAAGCAGAGTCCAAAATTGACATAGGAGAGTGTCCACTACAGTGGTGGTTAAAGAGAGAAGGAGCACATGCCAGGCTGGCA
It includes:
- the LOC120443190 gene encoding E3 SUMO-protein ligase ZBED1-like, translated to MAHFIDNDWTMQSFALTVSKTEERHYAEACADHFLNVANEWEIKNKVTTLGTDSARNMVAAARLLPFEHMPCMAHILQRTVTVSLNDSAFERALAKCRKIVGHFKHSPANAQELKAQQAAHGHQTEPLVQDVPTRWNSTLEMIKRIQRNKSGLTTILTQQNSKVTMLTDQELDRLQKLEELLEPCRYVTELLGGERYVSCSMVLPALCHLFRIMEPSDDDPVYVLRFKKVFTTDLAQRRDSSNLTWLKIATALDPRFKDLKCLSKDERREVWASVHDLLMAETDAHQPSVQTTQEPSPKKSKMSISLLGSPDSDTEEEEDAIDCCLNLYKAESKIDIGECPLQWWLKREGAHARLAPIARKYLSTPATTVPCERLFSLSGHIIQKKCASLSSDNVNRIVCLSNWLSAKKD